Genomic segment of Cottoperca gobio chromosome 6, fCotGob3.1, whole genome shotgun sequence:
CTTTATGTGTGGGGCTGGAATGAAAGTGGCCAGCTTGGACTTCCATCACGAGGTGTGAGGAAAGCACTGCCGCAGCAAAGTAGCCAACAAGCAGGTAAGGGAAACTTCACCTAAATACACAATCAGGCTTCTGATTTCTTCTATGAATAAAAATACTTTAGTGTAATTAGCTGAGGTGCATCGCACCCAACTGCATTTTTTTGTGTGGTATGTATGATAGTTGCATTACTCCACACTTCAATGAGCTTTTTCCACCGCATCTATATATTATGCTTGCCAAGGTATTAACTCTGAACAGGGTAAAATGTTCACCATTAGGTCTGTGAATTCACTGTCATTATCTCTTCTCAAATGTACTTTTGGCACTTTAAGCACAATAAACTCAATGCCATCAAGCTCCATAGTACTGGGTGTGCTACAGTTAATAGCTCAAAATGCAAATTCACAAACTATTTAAACGTATAAATAGCACTTGAAGGAATGGGAAATGCTTTATATTGCTCATGAATGAACTGGCTCCTTAACTGTAATATCATTTCATGTCACTTAAAGTACCGGTAATGACTTAAGTAGAAGTAAGTAGCAAGTACTGCAACAGTTAATGTTCTCAACAGGAGCACCATGCCAAGAGGCCAGCACATCTACTGCTGAAGAGccacaggagggagaggaacaTGAAGAGGTATTCATATCGATCCAGGCATTCCCTGCTCTGCTGGATATCACTCCATCATGTGAAGTCAGGACAGTCAGCTGTGGCTGCCGCCACACAGCTGCTGTAACAAGTAAGAAACCGCACTCGACAATGGGAGTATATTGATGCACGTTTTCTTGGCAAATCGATCATGATCATCTTTATCTCATTTTCTAATTCTAGCCACCGGTGACCTCTTCACTTGGGGCTGGGGTAAGTTTTTGGAGCTAAACTGACACATAAACAGCTTTTGCTATATCTTTGTAGCAATTTAATTAATCAGTAAGCTCAGAGCCCACATTAAGCATTTTAACTTACCATATCCATCTTTCCCTATATTACCATTTAAGGTGACTATGGCCAACTTGGACACCAGACTTTAATCAGTTCAGATGAGCCCCAGCTGTGTGGAGTTCTTCAGAGAGCAGCAGATGCGTGTGGTTGATGTAGTGTGCGGGGCGTGGAACACTTTTGCTGCCGTCGTCAAGGAGGAAGTAGCTTGCTcttaaaaatacaatgaaatccCCTCGATAAATGTGGACACTGGACTTTGGACAACATAACAGGAAGTGTAAATTATCACAAAAAATACAAGACtttgaattaaatgtattttgtataaaataaactttttaaatgagtagtttttggaaatattttttattttctatatagaaataaaaacaatcgcatgtttttatattttacaaactATGCATAAAATAGTTAAGGCAGTAAAATCCAATAAAATTTAAGGCAAATATCTAAAATAGTTCTAATCGTAAATTAAACACCATATGAGAGTTAAAGGATGATGCATTGTCACGGTCCACGAGAAGACTTCACAACACAATCTTGAAAGAACTGTAGAGAAATCAAAAATATAACAGAAGCGGTTATGAGTGAACAAAAGTGTGTTAAGTAGAACATGTAGGTACATATTGgtgatgattttatttttagccACCTGACAAAATCTGGCGATCTTGAAATGACGTGCTGGAACTCTGAGAGGTTCACAGTTCCATCCTTGTCAATGTCTGACTCTTCAAGAATCTGAAGaacataaaaaaggaaacaactGTTACACTGACACTCAAGTGTACCAAGATGTTTTAACCACGTAGTGTGCCTCCCTGCATCTTCAAAGGGGAGAAGCCTCAGTGAACTCACATTGCTGATGAGCTGTCTCATTTCTTCAGTAGTTAGTCGTGTGTCATCTGTCTCACCGGTGAGGCAGTTCACCAGCTTCTCCAAATCACCACAATCAAGAGTTCCATCATCGTCAAAGTCTGAAAATATCAATATGTTTATTACACAAATTGATAGCCTTACATGTACCATTAATAACCAGCTCACATTTGTATCAACCTAGTTACCAAATATACGGAACGCATAGTGGGATTTGATTTCCAGAGTAGCAGAGTCGCTGAAGGCACTCAGGAGATCCAGAAAGTCCTCAAATGTGAGGCTTCCATCTTTGTATTCAGATGTTGAGAATACATGGCAGATTCTTTTCCTGAAAGGGTTGGACTGTGACGGCAACAAGTACAAGGGTCAGTGCATTTTATCAGTACTTGAAGCACTTTTACCAGAACACGCAACGCACAGGACAAACCTAATCATGTTATGCAACCACGAAGCAGCCCACAAAACACCACATTTCCTCTGTTTTACTATCAAATAGCTCGTCACCTTGAGCTCTGGCAGAGTGAGAATCCTCTCCTCTGATACTCTGGTATTTGGAAGGTCTTTCTCATCTTTTGTGAGCAGTTCAGTGAATCTCTTGTGGgcactaaacaaacaaacaaaaagtttaATCATAGATCCCAAC
This window contains:
- the cib1 gene encoding calcium and integrin-binding protein 1 → MGTTASQLGKDMLSEYQELTFLTKQEILLAHKRFTELLTKDEKDLPNTRVSEERILTLPELKSNPFRKRICHVFSTSEYKDGSLTFEDFLDLLSAFSDSATLEIKSHYAFRIFDFDDDGTLDCGDLEKLVNCLTGETDDTRLTTEEMRQLISNILEESDIDKDGTVNLSEFQHVISRSPDFVSSFKIVL